Sequence from the Uloborus diversus isolate 005 chromosome 8, Udiv.v.3.1, whole genome shotgun sequence genome:
GATAAATATTCAAAAGCCGGAGCCAATTCAGTCATTAATGAGCAAGATACCTGGTTATAAACCTTAGAGTGGCCTTATTTGGCACACTTACCTTAAAAATAAAGATGGACTGGGGTACCTTAAAAATAAAGATGGACTAGGGTGCTGTGAGAAAGTTCTCAATCTTCAAAGGGCATTGCAAgttgaaaaagtttgaaaaccccTGCCTTAgtgtatataaaagtaaaagGTAATATTAGAACATTAATTAGTGCAAAATTGTAGACACATGTtacagggttacaaggaacccctttttcaatacaaaagaaggagcttatggaggaaaagacatcAGACAATTCACCTTTCTCTGCAGTTTTGTGCTAATTGATGTTATAATATTTCCTGAATTACCTTGTAAGTTAAATTGTTAAtggtaattctttattttttaaattgatctaTCTCCTGTCCTGTAGATATACGAGAGTTGATTCACTTGGATGATGTTATGGAAGATACAGACTTGCATTATGGTCCCAATGGTGGCTTGGTTTTCTGTTTAACGTAAGATCTTATTgctctttttatgttttttctaacAATATATTGCTTCAGGTTTTTCTCCCCATTAGAGAGCGGTGTAGAATGCAGGTGTGTGTGCAAAagctaattcatttttttttttcagatatttcattgaaaatctagATTGGCTTAGTGAGCAGTTAGGAGAAGAGAATGATGATTACATTTTATTTGACTGCCCAGGTATGACACTgcagactatatatatatatatatatatatatatatatatatatatatatatatatatattttttttttttttttttttttttttttctactgaaaaataaattgtgCAAGCAACTATTTTATATAACTCTACCTCTATGTTGCAGGTCAGATTGAATTGTATACTCACCTAGATGTGATGCCTAAGCTGGTCTCACATCTTCATCAGATGGAATTCAATATTTGTGGTGTCTTCCTGATTGACTCACAATTCCTGATTGAGCCTTCGAAATTCGTGTCGGGTGTCATGAGCGCTCTGTCGGCCATGGTCACATTAGAGATACCGCATCTTAATGTTCTCTCCAAAATTGATTTACTCAGCAAACACACAAGGAAACAACTAGAAAGGTGCGTGATAGGTTAGCTACCAAAGCTATAAACTAATAGAAGAGTAAataccattgagaagaaatactaatggagggagccatagcaaatgtctcaggaagctgtcgcgttttggcacgcaatcgctcttttggcattaaatatttttaagacgacgcgacggcgcttattatgaagtcggggctacaaatcagagcaactctggctccaactcctttaccgcataataataaataaataaataaataacggatacaaatacaggcctatcattcaaattccctctccccacttctttccagatttaaaaatataatgtaattgcattttttatgtattttgatgtttattccctaaaatgacgggcatgtacaaatagtttaaagtgttctgttattgaatgaaaatttatggattcatatgtattgtaatcaatgttttgaaatgatttcatacgcaggcatactagtatttaaattgaagcataaaaatagcaaatctttattcttgtgcatctgctgttcacaggaacttggcgagaagatactcgccaacaaagcaaatgtacacaaaatgcttaagagccgttaaaataattactagttaagtaaaaagtgttttatggaactaaaatgttacttgcactcaagatatacaatgttttataacttttataggtaaaataagcacaaaaagttaaaaatgatagGTAACTGtagaatatgtactcgttgaatgcatataaatgttagtttttctttatttagaagtgaAAAACATTCGtgcatgctagggaaaagttactggacctcctggtgtggctttttcctcacagtttacaattctagaatactgcactattactataaatgtaatttttcccttctacagttaaaggttgttatcatgcatggcttcagctaatgaaaacttcttcaacggttacggtcaactccaaattgctccccaggtcacatggtactgttgccgtattgGGATAGTAGGGTTgaactctctccatctattccttctcaatgataaATACCTGCCAAAAGTGGCCATTGGCTTATTAGGGCATTACATTTTGCTCCAGGAAAAAAGTAGCAAAGCAAGACACTCTAGTTGACAAATGTCCGCCTCGTCTCTTCTAGCCAGGCTGTGGGGGGAAGGTTCTAGGATGCTGCTTCAGTGTAGATATTGGGAGATAGGGGGGATCAAGCTGCTATGAAATGTGATCCAATTACACTAAAATCCAaacatgaaatgaatgaaaatttttagatcgaaaatttaaaaagtctgcTTATTGTACTGAAATTACGTCCCATTTCCAGCACCAAAGGAGGCATTTTTGCTCTCCCCATGATTACTTAACAAACCTACTGAGGTTTGAATATCAAATTTCTTAACAATTGACATCTTACAAACGGAAAATATGACctttttactgcattaaaaattgGAGAGCATTTTATGgttttttgcttgaaattttgagGCCATACCTCAAAATTTTACACAAGAGATTTTTTGGTTCAAAAAAGATTCTATGTCTGTAATGACCACTTTTGGTAAGTGACCACATTTTGCtccagggaaaaaaaaagaagcaaaatgaGGCACCCTAGAATGCACTATACAAACGTTTTTAAACTCCATTGCAAAGTTATGTTAGTTTGGCTTTGAGATACACAATTTAATCAGTAAGTTAATGATATACAAACAAAAATCTGTGTACAAGAGTTTTAATCATTTATGCATGTCCAATTTTTCTcttagtaaatagtttttttttccctcccgaTTAGATTTCTGGATCCTGATTTACAGTTACTTTTACAAGAAGAAGAACAAGCTTGCAAATGGGGGAAAAAGTTTTCAAAGCTAAACAAAGCTATTTGCAATTTGGTAAGTTAgtcgttttgcttttatttaactttGTGCCTCAATTTGCATAAAGAGGACCTGTGAATGTTGCTTAGCATCcagaaattcaaaatgtttttgtgcttcaaaaggGCTTCCCTGTAGCCTTAAAACACATggacaaataatatttttctcaacagtgATCCGCCCAGAGCCTGATTATGAAATTTGCAGGTGCAGTTGATCGATGGGTGTGACATGCACTGTACGAGGCAGTGAGTTGTTTGATTAACTAACATTTTTGCTGtcctaaatatttaaataacatattttttttaaaaataccaagcactttacataatgcactcaaaaggacaaaataacttttctggatcagaaaggacaatttaagaattcctgtagtttttcaaagttgcaagaaaatgacaccacaaacgaagaaaagtgcggctcaagtcatgaagagaatttattgtcattatgtagctttcaatcataactttgagtgttgaaacatgcatatttttcttattgggaaagtttggtttgaaatgactagaaccgcacttttcttcgtttgtggtgtcaatttcttggaattttgaaaaactacaggaattcttaaattgtcctttctgacccagaaaagttattttgtccttttgagtgcattatgaaatgtgcttggtattttttagaaaattgttattttattctttttagtgtaaatgtatttcagaaatagaataattttatcctcacaaaacttcaccttattttttcatataaatgctcggtactaaaaggaaaaaacctatatatgagtctaaaactttaagcagttggcactaaaatttaatccttgttcctctctaggatttatgcttgctaatttcatgcttgcttcagaggagccttgattcaaaattttcattatgattgcttttaacattactgttgcaaggcagcaaaatttgtaacaatgggttttatatttaaacattagatagggaaattacatgaaatttgctgcttTCCAttctaactgaaataattattttattttagaattttaatttttcagtgctAAGTTGtatcttaagattaagcaaatcatttagtgaaatcccgaagtctctaagtggtctagttgcagagatgtAAGCAAAACCAGgtctcagatttctccgtgacaatcaggccaagtataataaaagtgcttaaaaaatgagacaattttctaaaaatagatactttaaaacacattaaaagcatgctttattactattaaaaaaaactgtatagAATAATAACCAATAGCAAATATAAATGCTTGTAGTCAGATATTTCCAATTCCCCAAGAAGCGTATTTCACACATTGAAAGTtgaaaatatgcttcaaaaaattattcaagaGTGTTTTCACTTTGTATTTTaaatcaaaggggggggggggaatggattATTTATTGGCACTAACTTTAGTAAtagtttaattgaaaatatttatatactatacattgttttttttttaatagacttGTAAACTAAACAAGCCATTAAACAGgactaaaagttccattaaaatgaaaaacgcCAATTTATTAAACTAAGCCATTAAAAAGGAAAACCtactaaataaaacaacattcaaaagtaaaataatcccccaaataaatatcaagttattgaaaaacaaaagtttcagtacactataaaattaaaaacatgcaaaCATGGCAGCaacctaaaatatcttttttttttcgccaattcTGAAAATGAGCAAGTCTTCAAGCGCTGTTGAAAGTATAgtagtaggggaatatggggcaaagtgaaatggtgaaatatgtactctgcttttagcgtcacttatctgataatattttaactatgtagcacCAAATGTAGTCTATTTCaatcaagaaaaatatattgctgAAGATTGAAGCATTTGATAATACAGacaatttttaagaaatgacattcatattgtaatattttgttgtaagtcaaaaaaaaaaaaaagattactataaaatgataaagttcttgtaactaacattttaactatcaattgagacctcctaatatttggttcagtttgaatttagttaatattaagctaatttgtatttaaaataacttttacaatTAGGCAagtacatgtggggcaaagtgaaatagttggtTTTGTTTACACTCTCAATcgtttactaaatcacttacctTTTCatctattaaatattaattatttgtttaacatGTTCCAGTatctttctatttattcatttcaccttttgtttactgattcatttgatcaaaaatattttttattatcattgcacaaatattttatttttcactttgccccatgaaaaaaaaagtgaaaatattctacatttttttttgaaggcaaaatgcaatgccaaaaataaaaaatactgtttaaatgcaagttttatattacaaaatataatattctttctttatgaactgtaactttcaaaacaaatttccaatttgtttattttcaaaaagtttagtcatctgaattatttcactttgcctcacattccctttCTTATAACAGAAATTTACCTTGatggattttagtttttaacCCCTGATGCAAGAAGTAAAGGGATTATAAGTTTGAAAAGTGTGTCTTTCTGTGATATCGTAGCTTCTAAATGGATGAACATATTTTCAtaacctttttcttttgtttgaaagGTGGCTTGATTGAGAGTGTTTTTAGTTAGGTCTTGCATTTGTGAAACTTTAATCACTtgagatattagttaaaaaccaaATTAGCCTTCTTTTGCAATTTTGGTAGTGAAAACTTACatgcacattaaaaatattgtgccATTTGGAAGAAATAAGATTTTGTACTTAtgatggaattttttcagaatttctaaGTTATCCAGAAACtggaataaaaactttttaaaataagtttttaacacAATGCTAGGACTTTCAGGTGGTCAGCAGTAATTTCATTGTTGGCAGACAAGGAGAAagctcaatgattaaaaaaatttatttgttgccatttcttatttatttacaaataaaatatctgATTGATTTCAGTATTAAACCAAGAGTTATATAAAAGGATAGTTAATTTTCCTCCTCAATTCTGCTTTTGGGTTAGCAAAATACTAGCATTCTTTTCCTGTGTTTTCCCATGTtatctggaaaaaattaaatgtatttaaattttatgtgctTTGATCCACAAGATTCCTTTTTATATGAAGTGCCACCATCGATATCagagtttataaaattttaaaatttaatattagttcttgTCACCTTTGAATATTATGCATTATACCTTATTTCATAAGTATGATGAAAGATTTTGGTATTGTCATATTTATTGCTCGAATTATATGCAAATGCATATATTTTAGCTTCTTTTGACTTTagtgtatatcgtcgcctcagagcaacagtaagatatctaatcccagaaataacactaagatatcttactgttgctctgaggcaacgatataacTCCATAGGAatggcaaatttttaaaactgctttattaccatattttttattcactttttagattttatgctataaaaaaattactaaaaactactttgttctttataaagAGCAAAAATGGAGCAATCTGAGGGCGTTTATTGGGGTCATCTAATTTTTTTGCATACTATTAATGCTCATACTGTTTTTATTCACATTATCGACAATATTCCAAATGCAGTAAATAATGGTCATTTGTGTTTTTATTCAGATATGGAAACTTTTatttgtatgaataaaaaaatgcttagtgCATAGTTTTAGGATTTTATTGTGCATTTAATATAGTTTAGttgtggtttttttatttttagcttgaaAGCTTCAGTTTGGTTAAATTTCTGCCATTAAACATCAAAAGTCATAAGAGCATAGAGGAGCTGCTACTTTCGATTGATAATGCCATACAATATGGAGAAGATGCTGATGTCAAAATTAGGGTGAGTGATTTTGCATTCCTCGCTTCAAAGTGTCCACATTCTGCAAATCCAATGCATTTTTAAACTAACTCCAGGTCAATTTTTCAATGTCATTTGTTCAAAAGAAAATGTCAGCTCCAAAATGAATGAGTAACGAAGAAGTATACagattaagttttatttattgtcaACCAGTCCTAACATTTAAaacaaactgaaagaaaagatgCTTAGAAACTAATTACGAAGGATTATTCTTCGTATCACGTGTCATGTCTACCCCTGGGGGTTTCCAGAGAGGGTAATTTTGGAAGGGGAGAACTGTCCCCAtcttaaaatggaaaattttcaaatgaaactaaaaaataagaaattaaaaaaaaaggattacttAATAGTTAAAATACAGTTCCTAAACTTATTGATTAACTCTCGTCTAATAACTTTGTGCCCGATTTTGAAAGTGTACATTTCTTTGGGagttcattgaaaagggaaagttattGGTGTTTAGTGGAGTTACTGTCACATTACTACTATGAAGTTAACTTAAGATTATACAACACCAAATAAATGACCTTTTCCCACAAAAATCCCCTCGAAATCCTTCTTTTGCAAAAGTGTTATTACACATGATCCTTCTCcatacaaaattttcaatttagaaataaatgCCTCTAGCAGGCCAGGGTCATTTCAgaattttctggggggggggatagacaCTCAGTGcatcttatataaaaaaaaacctagaaactTCATTCACAAATGCATAATTACATTGtttcagggtttaagctgggttccaAAGTTCTTTGACAAAAAAacgaaaatagggggggggggggaatgttttaCAAGTAtggctaaaatttaaatttctaataCCATATCTTTCTAAGTGCTTCactgtgtttcatctccagtgaAAACTAAATTTGATATTCAGCTATGatatctttaaagaaataaatgaatatacaGCAGTTAATGTTTctcttagttttaattttaaataaaatttttgattcgTATTGCCATTGAGAAAAGTTTGATTTCAAAAACGTTACAAGTTTCCTCTCCCAATAATGCATTAATTGGGGGACATAACGCCCATCAAagctaaatatttttgaacttgatagtAATTTAAACATCTTTGCCGAAAGTTATAATGAGGAGATTAAGTTAAATATTGCCATGATTTCTCTATCAGATTtttttatggggggaggggggggcaaaaAGTGATAATGCATTATTTTCGTAACATActgtatttttgcattttgtgtaaaatgcgACTGCAGCGGAAACTACCTTGTTTCAATATCGATGGGAGCCTTGCATTTTGAGCTGGATACACCTTGCATCTGCCTAAAGTTTCTTTAAAGAGGATATTTATATTGAGAATAATGAAAAACTTATTCTGTTTTTCATTTAGAATATGAACGAAAAACTGGGAGAACTTTTACTGTTCTGCTTCAGCTTTTTTTGTggggttaaaatgaaaaaagttagaGCAATCCAGTGAATGAAGACAGCTACCTCAATAGCAAACTTTACATTTTCTAATTGTTTCCTTTTTGTAGTTGCACAGAAAGAAATTACTTTTACCCAAAGCCCAATATTTTCAtgacttcattttctttttctagtaCCCTGAAGAAGTAGATGACATGGAAGAAGGCTGATGAAAACGTTTGaagaaattatcatcattcaattaaattttcatatatattttaaataaatcatttatttaccTAATTTTTAGCCCTGTctcttagttttattttttaaatttagtcggGGAATGGGCCAGATACAAATACTTGAAAATTAATTGCCATACGATGGAAAAAGTGTGTTGACCATATGGGCACACACTGTTAACCCATTGGGGACGGCAGCCCGCAGCAGATAGTGCTCCCTCCTGTTACATGCAGATTGTGTACATGCGGGGCAATTTCTTCCGCGAAGCATAATACGCAATTTTGGAAAGTACGCATTATataataatggataaaatgtatcataatttcaatcataacaaaaaaacattgatgaaaataattgatatttaacaataaaaatgcaaaatatatcgGTTTTTACTATAACtgaaagtaccaaaattaaacattttttgtactaaataGGAAAAATTATTTGTGCCTAATATTATGAAATACTGGAAGAgtattgtaacaatattttaaagccccaacaacaacaaaaagccccatgaaaaatttcaaagcacggATCGATGCGCATTGAGCATCTTACACTCATAGGTAGTGTTACAGTAAAGCCTGTGAAGTTGACCccttttttcaggcacagaattagcccttattatataaatcaacctttgtaagttgaccactaaagtcttgcactgcaagtggtcaacttgcacTGGTTTCATTGTACCTTTTATAAACTACATATCTCCGTCTaagttctttgccttctttttcagcACATGTTTTTAGAAAGTAACTACCATATGAAGAActccaataaaaataatttatagttgtttcaTGTCGCCCGCCCCGAAAGATCCATAGAAGGATGTCATAAATTAAGATAGTTCCTCCTCGAAAAGATAACCTGTTCACCATGACTACTCAAATGAATATAAACGTAAAACCCCTTGCTATAATATCTCCCATTATAAATGGTATTGAAACTAGAAAGAGCCATTTCAAAATGGGTGTACATTTCCCTTCTCACTTGCTAGCAcacgtttatattttttttcacgaaatctAATCTTGAAGGACCCCATTCCGACTTCAGAGAGAGAAATAGTAATGTTCAAGACCAATGAAATGTGCAGAAATGCAAATGCGTCGTTCATCCCAAACAGGTTAAAAGCAGAAAGTTCTCTTCTTCTGAAGAACATTGGGAGCAGTCAGCAGGTCGTGCCAATATTGTGGATCTGGAGGTTGCTTACGCCCATTAATGATTATTCTAAAATTAGCAGCAAATATCCTACAAGGAAGATTCATGGGGACAGGGTGTGGAGAAGGCTGGATGACACCTTTCTCACAACATCCAAAATTAGGGAATTCTTCATAAAAGTATTTCATACCCTAACAATTTCTTGGGGTCTTCTCATTTCTTTAATACTGAATTTCTTGgatgtttctatttattttagcTTTGCATTGTTTTTGGCtccacaataaataaaaaattaaataaatatatatatatatatatatatatatattcatattcatatctagttttttacatcattaaattctttcactttttgaaatGTACGTAAGTGTGTATGTTATAGTGGAATATAGGCTCATTAGTGCATGACGATTTATGTTGACTTCTTACCttggcaaaaacaaaaatattgcttaCGTTGCCGCCATTTTTGCTTCTCATTTTACATTCTAATGgaccttttttttattacataaaatactTATTTAGAgaactattttacatttaatgaggcttttaatgtttttaaatttagttggTGATTATTTTTCACAAACTTTGAATGCAATTTCATGGCTTGcttgattattttgttttttttttacattttaatgacttaatttatctttcaaataattttatatttaatctatcAAATAGTGAGTTGACTTAACACTGAATAGTCAGTGACCAAAtagtaacttaaaaaataataataataaaaataaaaaaaaatcatcagtaaATACACATCTCAAATGTTCTGAAATTCAATAGCAAAGTTATAACAAAATGAACCTAGACAACTAGAGAGTTAgactactttattttaaaaatctacaaATCGAGCATACAAAAAGTTATAAAAGCATGTTTTTGCTGTAGTTAAATAATATACAAGTTTACTTGCTATTTTCAGATCTTTTTGTTAAGTAAACAGAATACAAATGTGTGTTTATACATTcatagaaaatgcaattttaacatTCCCATATCAAAATCATTACAAAATAGTTTGAGCTAAGTATTCTTGAGCACTCTACTAGACTTTGTACATCAGCACGTAGaggttttggaaatatttttacaatatttaaaatagcaTTGTTATAGCATGAAGGACTCACCATTACTTATACCACCTATAATCATTAAATATTCCTAATGAGAccatctttgaaaatttaaatgccCAAAGCAATAAGACCACATTTACTGATGGCCACGgtgggtacaaaaaaaaaaaaattctttaacatgtCCTTTTATGAAAatcgaaataataaaaaaaatgaaagtaaagttTTGCAATTCAAGCAATATTTCAGTGCTAAAATGAGACAAAGCCTCAGTTGACAAGTCGCCAATAATGGGCAAATAAGTGTTTTTCCCCCTCTCATGTAAGTGAAATGGCTGTACATCTAATGGGAATAAACAAGCTAGTAACTtattgggggagggggattgTGCGCCTTATATCTGAGGCACTCGGATATAAAATACACTACCAATTAACCAGTTTCCAAACAGAAAATTTAGGTTGTTCACAAAAATTACTAATCAAGTTACTACTTCAGTATAATTATTCAACCAGAACACAGAGCACTTTGAAAATCtgtttaatgtaatattttaggTATCAcaaaatttcattcagaaatttcTTTTATCAAATTCCTGATTTTGAAGTCTTTAAGAAGCAAAAATCTGAATTCCAGATGCATggaataatattttaatgattaagtGTAAAGAAATTAATGGCAATCCCTTTATGCAGATGAAACAAAggaaaagttccattaaaaagtttatatatattAATATGTCATCAAAAATCACTAGAAacttttactgttaaaaatactttaaaattcttgagaaatatgaaactaatttttttgtaaatttagccATACAAAAGGCATGTGTGAGTTCACTTTCCAGTAAAAATATTCCATACGCACTATGGGGAGAAAAACAACTTGGAGGAAAGACATTTTGGATTACACTGTAAAAAGCGATAAATTAACTGTATATTTCACAAAATAGTTTACTTGCTGTGCTGTGTACAATTTTTCTGTGCATTAGTGTAAAAACAGCATGTGTATTCATGAAGAGAAAAACTGccaatcttttgatttttaacattcagaattttctacaaaatttcaCCAAACTTGCCGGAAACATGACTACATACAAAACATTGgtactgaaatttgaaattaaaacactGAGTATTTGATAATGTATGAGCATTTActataatttttactgtgtacatgTGACGAAAAATAGCAATCTTTACTTTTTATGATTTCATACCCAAGTATGCATAACAACTTAAAAAATGAGTCTAGTTGAATATAACATACAGTCATTTACACATAAAATTGATTAagttgatgaaaataattttaactttcataaaagaaatttaaatttttaccttcaAGGTAGAGGTCAAGACTCGAGTTTTTATACTTGGGTATgaaataacaggaaaaaaaatcatgcaatgaGTAGTAAAACGTTCATTTCTTTAATATGTTTTATCTAGATTATGTTATTTTGATTATGTTTGTTAAGCttatttaaattgtttgtttAGTTTATTTCGATTATGTTTGTTAGAATCTTGAAAAAAGGAGCAGATGTAAATATGTTATACCTTTGTGcagaagcatttaaaaatgttttagcatTATTAAAGTACATATTTGCAAAGGAATTGCATGCACTTGTTTTGAGATTACTTCTTCGAATCCCTTTTTCAATCCAGACTAAACTTCCAAAATGAAGCCGCAATTGTAAATCGCaagctcaaaaattttttgcCATTGAAAATCAGGCTCTTAATAGCTTTGAATTAAATGTGTGcaataatgttaattttaatatttttcctcatttaaaaaattgtgattGTTGTAATTATGTTACTTACATTTTTATACAgaatatgaggcccctagtttcaaaaccagatacttgtagaaaaccaaatttt
This genomic interval carries:
- the LOC129227564 gene encoding GPN-loop GTPase 3-like, whose product is MRYCQLVIGPAGSGKSTYCSTIVKYCEDAQRVAKVVNLDPAAEYFDYQPIIDIRELIHLDDVMEDTDLHYGPNGGLVFCLTYFIENLDWLSEQLGEENDDYILFDCPGQIELYTHLDVMPKLVSHLHQMEFNICGVFLIDSQFLIEPSKFVSGVMSALSAMVTLEIPHLNVLSKIDLLSKHTRKQLERFLDPDLQLLLQEEEQACKWGKKFSKLNKAICNLLESFSLVKFLPLNIKSHKSIEELLLSIDNAIQYGEDADVKIRYPEEVDDMEEG